The following coding sequences are from one Acidobacteriota bacterium window:
- a CDS encoding SpoIIE family protein phosphatase — protein MRLSRTFKVSGLLTAAGVLVVTLARDETPWAGLGAVLLIFGGAVFCVTAIRALLRGLLWRVGSRLVVSYLLLMSAVVFAAFFVYAGLLVVAGQLGTRRVEAALARRNAGLLSRARDLALRGPAAPAAVAPRPWMKERGVYLVKQGSEIYEVAVVPRPDGPFLLTERLDSGLRRDLEKETGNVIRLLGAVKVKEETVDVPKGGVRFSLDTGGRQKGVSLSREADSGGEGETGGETAAPPAGSGPWSGRWSAFPLFLRESVHDAETGRPLEKQPVLFLVRTSLAREASELFRDVTVAGSEHVPMSRVVLAVVGGLGIATLVVFFLASLVAGLLVYRIARATRRLSTGFGEIEKGNFGHRALLKGHDQLAALVGSFNHMAERLAASVAARAEKEALERELEVARDLQRRLLPPAGFSFPGVSIAVDFRPAAAIGGDFYDLSGDAKTLTVVVADVSGHGLPTGIVMAASKAALSALAKTGASGTRLMELLDVEVVRSTDPRTFVTLAYLAFDFGTATVSFTNAGHPYPYRVRPDGTVEALVNAARPLGVALPPGWQTVTAPLLPGDLWVVYSDGLVEAAKGEEGGEPWGFVRLEQCLREGAGGSAAALRDRILASQRAHTGHDETDDDRTLLVLRIEERTAP, from the coding sequence ATGAGGCTCTCGCGCACGTTCAAGGTCAGCGGCCTGCTCACGGCCGCGGGTGTCCTCGTCGTGACGCTTGCGCGCGACGAGACGCCGTGGGCGGGACTCGGGGCCGTCCTCCTCATCTTCGGCGGCGCCGTCTTCTGCGTGACCGCCATCCGCGCGCTCCTGCGCGGCCTCCTGTGGCGGGTCGGGAGCCGGCTCGTCGTCTCGTACCTTCTCCTGATGTCCGCCGTCGTCTTCGCGGCGTTCTTCGTCTACGCGGGCCTCCTCGTCGTCGCGGGCCAGCTCGGGACGCGCCGCGTCGAGGCCGCGCTCGCGAGGCGGAACGCGGGCCTCCTCAGCCGCGCGCGGGATCTCGCGCTCCGCGGCCCGGCCGCGCCGGCCGCGGTCGCCCCGCGCCCCTGGATGAAGGAACGCGGCGTGTACCTCGTCAAGCAGGGGTCCGAGATCTACGAGGTCGCCGTCGTGCCCCGGCCGGACGGGCCGTTCCTCCTGACGGAGCGGCTCGACTCCGGCCTCCGCCGCGATCTCGAGAAGGAGACCGGCAACGTGATCCGCCTCCTCGGGGCCGTGAAGGTCAAGGAAGAGACCGTCGACGTGCCCAAGGGCGGCGTGCGCTTCTCGCTCGACACGGGCGGCAGGCAGAAGGGCGTCAGCCTCTCGCGGGAAGCCGATTCGGGGGGCGAGGGCGAGACCGGCGGCGAAACGGCCGCGCCCCCGGCGGGCTCGGGGCCGTGGAGCGGACGCTGGAGCGCGTTTCCCCTGTTCCTGCGCGAGAGCGTCCACGACGCGGAAACCGGCCGGCCTCTCGAAAAGCAGCCGGTCCTCTTTCTCGTCCGCACGTCCCTCGCACGGGAAGCGTCGGAGCTGTTCCGCGACGTGACGGTCGCGGGGTCGGAGCACGTCCCGATGAGCCGCGTCGTCCTCGCGGTCGTGGGCGGCCTCGGGATCGCGACGCTCGTCGTCTTCTTTCTCGCGTCCCTCGTCGCCGGCCTGCTCGTCTACCGGATCGCGCGCGCCACGCGGAGGCTGTCCACGGGATTCGGCGAGATCGAGAAGGGCAACTTCGGCCACCGCGCCCTCCTCAAGGGGCACGACCAGCTCGCGGCGCTCGTCGGGAGCTTCAACCACATGGCCGAGCGCCTCGCGGCGAGCGTCGCGGCGCGGGCCGAGAAGGAGGCGCTCGAGCGCGAGCTCGAGGTCGCGCGCGACCTGCAGCGGCGGCTCCTTCCGCCGGCGGGCTTCTCCTTCCCCGGCGTCTCGATCGCCGTCGACTTCCGGCCGGCGGCCGCGATCGGCGGCGACTTCTACGACCTCTCGGGCGACGCGAAGACGCTGACCGTCGTCGTGGCGGACGTCTCCGGCCACGGGCTTCCGACGGGCATCGTGATGGCGGCCTCGAAAGCGGCGCTCTCGGCCCTCGCGAAGACCGGGGCCTCCGGGACGCGGCTCATGGAGCTTCTCGACGTCGAGGTCGTCCGCTCGACGGACCCGCGGACGTTCGTGACGCTCGCCTACCTCGCCTTCGACTTCGGCACGGCGACGGTGTCGTTCACGAACGCCGGCCACCCGTACCCGTACCGCGTGCGGCCCGACGGGACCGTCGAGGCGCTCGTGAACGCGGCGCGCCCGCTCGGCGTCGCGCTGCCGCCCGGCTGGCAGACCGTGACGGCCCCGCTTCTTCCCGGCGACCTCTGGGTCGTCTACTCGGACGGCCTCGTCGAGGCCGCGAAGGGTGAGGAAGGCGGAGAGCCCTGGGGCTTCGTGAGGCTCGAACAGTGCCTCCGCGAGGGCGCCGGCGGCTCGGCCGCAGCGCTGCGGGACCGCATTCTCGCCTCGCAGCGCGCGCACACCGGGCACGACGAGACCGACGACGACCGCACGCTGCTCGTCCTCAGGATCGAGGAGCGAACGGCGCCCTAG
- a CDS encoding mechanosensitive ion channel family protein, whose amino-acid sequence MTLPIRRFFAASALAAVLGAAFLAAGPLAAQIPGLSPTPAPAPSAETPGDPYKRETPYGAFLGFMRAAARENWTAAAEYLQWPKGAKLSREQIARELKAVVDERFTGDLEKLSRTPLSNVDDGLGPDYERAGSVDHGDESFDVLLARTRPAEGPAIWLVSSQTLREVPAAFKDLSVPELDRIMPSPLRRQFGGSFRLWQILAFLALLPAAWLVARLLVYGAARLVDRTASRRTAFADFRNGLASFRAPLALLVAIPLHAFCVDRIGLPLLGRYAYARGVRLALVFAVGWLLVQLVGFLTSRATMRLLASGQAATSSLTIGRRVLQGIVVLGTAIAALGVLGVNLTATLAGLGIGGIAVAFAAQKSLENLFGGVVVLTDKILRVGDVVKVGTVQGEVEDVTLYATRIRTFERTVVSIPNGMMMTSQIENLSRRDKFLFRHTLGLTFETTAAQMQAVLDGCRARLAADPRVEPATARVRFLKLSAYTLDVEVYAYVLAPDWATFLGVQEELLLSLMHAVEKAGSGFAFPTQTTYLAAEAKALEPAAPPADPRVPR is encoded by the coding sequence ATGACGCTCCCGATCCGACGCTTCTTTGCCGCCAGCGCTCTTGCCGCCGTCCTCGGCGCCGCCTTTCTCGCTGCCGGGCCGCTCGCGGCGCAGATCCCCGGGCTCTCCCCGACGCCGGCGCCGGCGCCGTCCGCCGAGACGCCTGGCGACCCCTACAAGCGCGAGACGCCGTACGGCGCGTTCCTCGGCTTCATGCGCGCCGCCGCGAGGGAGAACTGGACGGCGGCCGCCGAGTACCTCCAGTGGCCGAAAGGCGCGAAGCTGTCGCGGGAGCAGATCGCCCGGGAGCTGAAGGCCGTCGTCGACGAGCGGTTCACGGGCGACCTCGAGAAGCTCAGCCGGACCCCGCTCAGCAACGTGGACGACGGGCTCGGGCCCGACTACGAGCGCGCGGGATCGGTCGACCACGGGGACGAGTCCTTCGACGTGCTCCTTGCCCGGACGCGGCCGGCCGAGGGCCCCGCGATCTGGCTCGTTTCGTCGCAGACGCTCCGCGAGGTCCCGGCCGCCTTCAAAGACCTCTCCGTCCCGGAGCTGGACCGGATCATGCCGTCGCCTCTCCGCAGGCAGTTCGGGGGTTCGTTCCGCCTCTGGCAGATCCTCGCGTTTCTCGCGCTGCTGCCCGCCGCCTGGCTCGTCGCGCGGCTCCTCGTGTACGGCGCGGCCCGCCTCGTCGACCGGACGGCGAGCCGCCGCACGGCGTTTGCCGACTTCCGGAACGGCCTCGCGTCCTTCCGCGCGCCGCTCGCCCTCCTCGTCGCGATTCCCCTCCACGCCTTCTGCGTCGACCGCATCGGTCTCCCGCTCCTCGGCCGGTACGCCTACGCCCGCGGCGTGCGCCTCGCGCTCGTCTTCGCCGTCGGCTGGCTCCTCGTCCAGCTCGTCGGCTTTCTGACGTCGCGGGCGACGATGCGCCTCCTCGCCTCGGGGCAGGCCGCCACGTCCTCGCTCACGATCGGCCGCCGCGTCCTGCAGGGAATCGTCGTCCTCGGGACCGCCATCGCGGCTCTCGGCGTCCTCGGCGTGAACCTCACCGCGACGCTCGCGGGCCTCGGGATCGGCGGCATCGCGGTCGCCTTCGCGGCCCAGAAGAGCCTCGAGAACCTGTTCGGAGGCGTCGTCGTCCTCACGGACAAGATCCTGCGCGTGGGCGACGTCGTGAAGGTCGGGACCGTGCAGGGCGAGGTCGAGGACGTGACGCTCTACGCGACGAGGATCCGCACGTTCGAGCGGACCGTCGTCTCGATCCCGAACGGGATGATGATGACCTCGCAGATCGAGAACCTGAGCCGACGCGACAAGTTCCTGTTCCGGCACACGCTCGGCCTCACCTTCGAGACCACGGCCGCGCAGATGCAGGCCGTCCTCGACGGCTGCCGCGCGCGGCTCGCCGCCGACCCCCGCGTCGAGCCCGCGACCGCGCGCGTGCGCTTCCTGAAGCTGAGCGCCTACACGCTCGACGTGGAGGTGTACGCGTACGTCCTCGCGCCCGACTGGGCGACGTTCCTCGGCGTGCAGGAGGAGCTTCTCCTCTCGCTCATGCACGCCGTCGAGAAAGCCGGCAGCGGCTTCGCGTTTCCGACGCAGACGACGTACCTCGCGGCGGAGGCGAAGGCCCTCGAGCCCGCCGCGCCGCCCGCGGACCCGCGCGTGCCCCGATGA
- a CDS encoding universal stress protein, with product MATLRRVERPGISMDLLMKVPALLEGEDPAAIVGFEMEQMILPRLSGIHVPKFVASGDFAVQPYIVMERIDGKTLLTRLDELPLPYAEVARIGIKVAAALLDLHHQNVVHLDIKPSNIIMRESGEAALVDFGLAHHDQLPDLMGEEFRVPYGTAPYMAPEQILGNRTDPRSDIFALGVLLYFFSTGVRPFGDPKGARALKKRLWWDPVPPRRLKADYPPWLQEVVLRCLEVDPLRRYPTAAYLAFDLAHPDQVKLTARSEKLERDSWSARIRRRFNPEVRPIALREIAPPKADTPIVMAAVDLDGDEELLEALRVTIRRLIEIVPGARFAILNVLKQRRIGIDTTLDEAGRNKHVERLVELKHWARPLAIGETRLTFHVLEARDPAEAILEYVEANHVDHVVIGARTDSVRRSILGSVSAEVASKADCSVTVVRPPRRPEPPASAMDGPDPF from the coding sequence ATGGCGACGCTGCGGCGCGTGGAGCGCCCCGGGATCTCGATGGATCTCCTCATGAAGGTCCCCGCGCTCCTCGAGGGCGAGGACCCGGCCGCGATCGTCGGCTTCGAGATGGAGCAGATGATCCTGCCGCGCCTGTCGGGCATCCACGTGCCGAAGTTCGTCGCCTCGGGCGACTTCGCCGTGCAGCCCTACATCGTGATGGAGCGCATCGACGGGAAAACGCTCCTCACGAGGCTCGACGAGCTCCCGCTCCCCTACGCCGAGGTCGCGAGGATCGGGATCAAGGTCGCCGCCGCCCTGCTCGACCTCCACCACCAGAACGTCGTCCACCTCGACATCAAGCCCTCGAACATCATCATGCGCGAGAGCGGCGAGGCCGCGCTCGTGGACTTCGGCCTCGCGCACCACGACCAGCTTCCGGACCTCATGGGCGAGGAGTTCCGGGTGCCGTACGGCACGGCGCCCTACATGGCGCCCGAGCAGATCCTCGGCAACCGCACCGACCCGCGAAGCGACATCTTCGCGCTCGGCGTCCTCCTCTACTTCTTCTCCACGGGCGTTCGCCCGTTCGGCGACCCGAAGGGCGCCCGCGCCCTGAAGAAACGGCTCTGGTGGGATCCCGTGCCGCCCCGACGCCTGAAGGCGGACTACCCGCCGTGGCTCCAGGAGGTCGTCCTGCGCTGCCTCGAGGTCGACCCGCTGCGCCGCTACCCGACGGCCGCGTATCTCGCGTTCGACCTCGCCCACCCGGACCAGGTCAAGCTCACCGCGCGCTCCGAGAAGCTCGAGCGCGACTCGTGGAGCGCCCGGATCCGCCGCCGGTTCAACCCCGAGGTGCGTCCCATCGCGCTCCGCGAGATCGCGCCTCCGAAGGCCGACACCCCCATCGTGATGGCCGCCGTGGACCTCGACGGCGACGAGGAGCTCCTCGAGGCGCTGCGCGTGACGATCCGGCGCCTCATCGAGATCGTCCCGGGCGCGCGCTTCGCGATCCTGAACGTCCTCAAGCAGCGCCGCATCGGGATCGACACGACGCTGGACGAAGCGGGCCGCAACAAGCACGTGGAGCGCCTCGTCGAGCTCAAGCACTGGGCCCGGCCTCTCGCGATCGGCGAGACGCGCCTCACGTTCCACGTCCTCGAGGCGAGGGACCCCGCCGAGGCCATCCTCGAGTACGTCGAGGCGAACCACGTCGACCACGTCGTGATCGGCGCCCGGACGGACTCCGTGCGCCGCTCGATTCTCGGGAGCGTCTCCGCCGAGGTGGCCTCGAAGGCCGACTGCTCCGTCACGGTCGTCCGCCCGCCGCGCCGCCCGGAGCCGCCCGCGAGCGCGATGGACGGGCCGGACCCCTTCTGA
- a CDS encoding metallophosphoesterase family protein: MRLALMADIHANREAFEACLADAAARHAERLVFLGDYVNYGADPDWVVSTIMDRVAKGVGIALQGNHDAAVGGRTPTMDSSVESGLEWTRNQLGPEQRAFLAALPLTLEEGDCLFVHADAAAPARWTYVTDAADAARSLKATRRRVTFCGHVHRPTVYNMSETLKLIPFRPVPGIAIPLLPQRRWLAVMGSVGQPRDGNPAACWALVDTARAEITYHRVPYEVEEAAKKIRRAALPDMYAERLTWGQ, translated from the coding sequence ATGCGGCTTGCGCTCATGGCGGACATCCACGCCAACCGGGAGGCGTTCGAGGCCTGCCTCGCCGACGCCGCCGCGCGTCACGCCGAGCGGCTCGTCTTCCTGGGCGACTACGTGAACTACGGGGCCGACCCCGACTGGGTCGTGTCGACGATCATGGACCGCGTCGCGAAAGGCGTCGGCATCGCGCTGCAGGGCAACCACGACGCCGCGGTGGGCGGGAGGACCCCGACGATGGACTCCTCCGTCGAGTCCGGGCTCGAGTGGACGCGCAACCAGCTCGGGCCCGAGCAGCGCGCGTTCCTCGCCGCGCTTCCCCTGACGCTCGAGGAGGGCGACTGCCTGTTCGTCCATGCGGACGCCGCGGCGCCGGCGCGCTGGACGTACGTGACGGACGCCGCGGACGCGGCGCGCAGCCTCAAGGCGACGCGCCGGCGCGTCACGTTCTGCGGCCACGTGCACCGGCCAACCGTCTACAACATGTCCGAGACGCTCAAGCTCATCCCGTTCCGGCCCGTGCCGGGCATCGCGATCCCCCTTCTGCCGCAGCGGCGCTGGCTCGCCGTGATGGGCTCCGTCGGGCAGCCGCGCGACGGGAACCCGGCCGCGTGCTGGGCGCTCGTCGACACGGCTCGCGCCGAAATCACGTACCACCGCGTCCCGTACGAGGTCGAAGAGGCCGCGAAGAAGATCCGGCGCGCCGCCCTGCCCGACATGTACGCCGAGCGCCTCACGTGGGGCCAGTGA
- the ychF gene encoding redox-regulated ATPase YchF, translating into MEFGILGLELSGKTTIFSLLTGHQTAATPHKREAHVGIAHVPDARLDRLTAMFKPKKHTPATVKFVDVPGVAKGGAQSLNLPELRQMDGLAVVVRAFASDAIPHPEGSVDPARDLELLETEMLLADLSVVTNRLERVEKDMAKKKTPELQTEKDLLVRFKAALDKGEPLRGFDVHVEEEKYVKGFGLLTRKPMLVILNAGEGDAGDLAGALAKAKLDAWKGKPHVAFSAVSAPIEQEIAAMAPEDQAELLKGLGLPDRALDRLLRAAYDLLGLMSFLTAGEDECRAWSIPKGTHAAKAAAAIHTDFEKHFIRAEVVPFETLVEAGGSLAQCKTHGTLRVEGRDYVVKDGDVINFRVSA; encoded by the coding sequence ATGGAATTCGGAATTCTCGGCCTCGAGCTCTCGGGCAAGACGACGATCTTCTCCCTCCTCACCGGCCACCAGACAGCGGCGACGCCGCACAAACGCGAGGCCCACGTCGGGATCGCGCACGTCCCCGACGCGCGGCTGGACCGGCTCACGGCGATGTTCAAGCCGAAGAAGCACACGCCGGCGACCGTCAAGTTCGTGGACGTCCCCGGCGTGGCGAAGGGCGGAGCCCAGAGCCTGAACCTCCCCGAGCTGCGCCAGATGGACGGCCTCGCCGTCGTCGTGCGCGCGTTCGCCTCCGACGCGATCCCGCACCCCGAGGGGTCCGTGGACCCGGCGCGCGACCTCGAGCTCCTCGAGACCGAGATGCTCCTCGCGGACCTCTCCGTCGTCACGAACCGCCTCGAGCGCGTCGAGAAGGACATGGCGAAGAAGAAGACGCCCGAGCTCCAGACCGAAAAGGACCTCCTCGTGCGCTTCAAGGCCGCGCTCGACAAGGGCGAGCCGCTGCGCGGCTTCGACGTCCACGTCGAGGAGGAGAAGTACGTCAAGGGGTTCGGCCTCCTGACGCGAAAGCCCATGCTCGTGATCCTGAACGCGGGCGAGGGCGACGCCGGCGACCTCGCGGGCGCGCTCGCGAAGGCGAAGCTCGACGCATGGAAGGGCAAGCCGCACGTCGCGTTCAGCGCCGTCTCGGCGCCGATCGAGCAGGAGATCGCCGCGATGGCGCCGGAGGACCAGGCCGAGTTACTCAAGGGCCTCGGCCTCCCGGACCGCGCGCTCGACCGGCTGCTGCGCGCCGCCTACGACCTCCTCGGCCTCATGTCGTTCCTCACGGCGGGCGAGGACGAGTGCCGCGCGTGGTCGATCCCGAAGGGGACGCACGCGGCGAAGGCCGCGGCCGCGATCCACACGGACTTCGAGAAGCACTTCATCAGGGCCGAGGTCGTGCCGTTCGAGACGCTCGTCGAGGCCGGGGGCTCGCTCGCCCAGTGCAAGACGCATGGCACCCTGCGCGTCGAGGGCCGCGACTACGTCGTGAAGGACGGCGACGTCATCAACTTCCGGGTGAGCGCGTAG
- a CDS encoding amidohydrolase — protein sequence MRRLVLAALLLAFPLSAQPAAPGARPPVLAPLDALYPDLDALYVDLHRTPELSLHEEKTAAKMAARLRALGFEVTERVGGWGVVGVLRNGKGPTVLVRTDMDALPIKEQTGLSYASTVTAKNDAGETVPVMHACSHDIHMTSWIGAATLLSRAKNRWSGTLVFVAQPAEEMLQGAEAMVKDGLLTRFPKPDFVLGLHGSNFIPAGQIGIVAGPASAASNAVDITFYGRGGHGAMPHRTIDPVVMAARAVVTLQTIVAREVNPFDPAVVTVGTFHAGTKRNVIPDEAKLELTVRSYKAEVQKHLLEAIERIAKAEAAAAGAPRAPAVTLDPKEASEVVVNDPALTARLGASLRRSLGSDVVVPIDPTPSSEDIGVYGRVAGVPSVQLRVGAPEAAVYAKAKAEGKLPPGPHNGGFKPDKEPTIRGGVTALTLSVLELCAPAAKL from the coding sequence ATGAGACGGCTCGTTCTCGCGGCGCTTCTGCTCGCGTTTCCGCTTTCCGCCCAGCCCGCTGCGCCGGGAGCCAGGCCGCCCGTCCTCGCTCCGCTGGACGCGCTGTACCCGGACCTCGACGCGCTCTACGTCGACCTTCACCGGACGCCGGAGCTCTCACTCCACGAGGAGAAGACCGCCGCGAAGATGGCGGCCCGGCTCAGGGCCCTCGGCTTCGAGGTGACCGAGCGCGTCGGGGGGTGGGGCGTCGTGGGCGTCCTCCGGAACGGGAAGGGGCCGACCGTCCTCGTGCGGACGGACATGGACGCGCTCCCCATCAAGGAGCAGACGGGCCTCTCGTACGCGAGCACGGTGACGGCGAAGAACGACGCGGGGGAGACCGTGCCCGTCATGCACGCCTGCAGCCACGACATCCACATGACCTCGTGGATCGGAGCCGCCACTCTTCTCTCGCGCGCGAAGAACCGCTGGAGCGGCACGCTCGTTTTCGTCGCCCAGCCCGCCGAGGAGATGCTCCAGGGCGCCGAGGCCATGGTGAAGGACGGCCTCTTGACGCGCTTCCCGAAGCCGGACTTCGTGCTCGGCCTGCACGGCTCGAATTTCATCCCCGCGGGCCAGATCGGGATCGTCGCGGGTCCGGCATCCGCGGCCTCGAACGCCGTGGACATCACGTTCTACGGGCGGGGCGGGCACGGAGCGATGCCGCATCGCACGATCGACCCGGTCGTGATGGCGGCGCGCGCCGTCGTCACGCTTCAGACGATCGTCGCCCGCGAGGTGAATCCGTTCGACCCCGCCGTCGTGACGGTCGGGACGTTCCACGCCGGGACGAAGCGCAACGTCATCCCCGACGAGGCGAAGCTCGAGCTGACGGTCCGGTCCTACAAGGCCGAGGTCCAGAAACACCTCCTCGAGGCGATCGAGCGCATCGCGAAGGCGGAAGCGGCGGCCGCCGGCGCGCCGCGTGCGCCCGCGGTGACGCTGGACCCGAAGGAGGCGTCCGAGGTGGTCGTCAACGACCCCGCGCTGACGGCGCGGCTCGGCGCGTCCCTGCGCCGGTCGCTCGGCAGCGACGTCGTGGTCCCGATCGACCCGACGCCGTCCTCGGAGGACATCGGCGTCTACGGCCGCGTCGCGGGCGTCCCGTCCGTTCAGCTCCGCGTGGGCGCACCCGAGGCGGCCGTGTACGCGAAGGCGAAGGCCGAAGGGAAGCTGCCGCCCGGACCGCACAACGGCGGATTCAAGCCGGACAAGGAGCCCACGATTCGCGGCGGCGTCACCGCGCTGACGCTCTCCGTGCTGGAGCTCTGCGCCCCGGCGGCGAAACTCTAG